A stretch of the Candidatus Binatia bacterium genome encodes the following:
- a CDS encoding M23 family metallopeptidase, with amino-acid sequence MLLGGLAACSHGVYHRVRAGETLYRISKAYGLSVKRLAEANHLSDPSRLEVGQRLLIPHARRELPVSLITPRTANLHRPDGKHRPAGDVKFFWPVAGGAVTSGFGQRGHSFHDGIDISAPVGTPVHAAQDGDVIYSDVLRGYGNVIIVRHPHGFATVYAHNRSNQTHEHQHVRQGEVIGSVGDSGRTSGANLHFEVRQDNVAQDPLDFLPPAEQVAAPPRPNGRGS; translated from the coding sequence ATGCTCCTCGGCGGGTTGGCGGCGTGCAGTCACGGAGTGTACCACCGGGTACGAGCAGGCGAGACCTTGTACCGCATCAGCAAGGCGTACGGCCTTTCGGTCAAACGGCTGGCGGAAGCCAACCATCTGTCCGATCCCTCCCGGCTCGAAGTGGGGCAGCGCCTCCTCATCCCCCACGCGCGCCGTGAGTTGCCCGTCAGTCTGATTACGCCGCGCACGGCCAATCTGCACCGCCCGGATGGTAAACACCGACCGGCAGGCGACGTGAAGTTCTTCTGGCCGGTGGCCGGGGGGGCAGTCACTTCCGGTTTCGGCCAGCGCGGTCACAGCTTCCACGATGGCATTGACATCAGCGCCCCCGTCGGCACGCCCGTGCATGCCGCACAAGACGGTGACGTCATCTATAGCGATGTCTTGCGCGGCTACGGTAACGTCATCATCGTCCGGCACCCGCACGGCTTCGCCACGGTCTATGCGCACAATCGAAGCAACCAAACGCACGAGCACCAGCATGTCCGCCAGGGCGAGGTGATCGGCAGCGTCGGTGACAGCGGCCGCACCTCCGGCGCCAACCTGCACTTTGAAGTGCGTCAGGACAATGTCGCGCAAGATCCGCTGGACTTCCTCCCTCCCGCCGAACAGGTCGCAGCCCCACCGCGACCGAACGGTCGGGGCAGTTAA
- a CDS encoding protein-L-isoaspartate(D-aspartate) O-methyltransferase, which translates to MNFDQARAQMVEEQLQARGIGDPRVLAAMRRVPRHLFVETTLQHRAYDDTPLPIGAEQTISQPYMVALMSQLLELKGHERVLEIGTGSGYQSAILAELAREVFSIERVEALTRCARACLDRLGYGARVHLRSGDGSNGWPEAQPFDAEIITAAVQQVPRPLVEQLADGGHLVLPLGEADLQGLARIQKKGGTLDVKYFGECRFVKLIGPYGWED; encoded by the coding sequence ATGAATTTCGACCAGGCCCGTGCGCAGATGGTGGAAGAACAGCTACAGGCACGTGGCATCGGTGATCCACGGGTGTTGGCGGCAATGCGCCGGGTGCCCCGGCACCTGTTCGTCGAAACCACGCTGCAACATCGTGCCTACGACGACACCCCTCTGCCCATCGGCGCCGAGCAGACCATCTCGCAGCCGTACATGGTCGCCCTCATGAGCCAGCTGCTCGAGCTCAAGGGACATGAACGCGTCTTGGAAATTGGTACCGGCTCGGGTTACCAATCGGCCATCCTTGCGGAACTGGCGCGCGAGGTGTTCAGCATCGAGCGGGTCGAGGCCTTGACACGATGCGCACGCGCCTGCCTCGATCGACTCGGCTACGGCGCGCGGGTCCACCTCCGCAGCGGCGATGGATCGAACGGCTGGCCCGAGGCGCAGCCCTTTGACGCCGAGATCATCACTGCCGCGGTCCAGCAGGTTCCGCGGCCGCTGGTCGAGCAGCTCGCCGACGGCGGCCATCTCGTACTGCCGCTCGGAGAAGCTGATTTACAAGGCCTGGCACGGATCCAGAAAAAGGGCGGAACACTCGACGTCAAGTATTTCGGTGAGTGTCGTTTTGTGAAGTTGATCGGACCGTACGGCTGGGAGGATTGA